TGCTGAAAGCTTGGTAACGAAACAACTCAGCAGCCCATTCGTCAGATTTCAACGCCTTCATGACCCCCATTAGTGTTTCGTCTTTTTCGGTCTCATGTCTGATCTCAGCCAATGTGATCGCTGTTATACCTTCACCCACGGCAAATAAGAAATGTTCAGCATTGTCGTCAAATGCCCTATCTTCTTTCGTGATAAGGCGCGATAGAatatctgaaatattttctgacCCGGGGAgatatttaatttcaaaatcgTACGCTTGCAGCCGAAGAGCCCAACTTTCAGCTCTTGAACAAGCACGGCGTCCTGTCTGATGTTTTCCGCCATAGATATATTCTAAAGTCTTATGATCCGTGAAGATCGTGAAATGCAACCCGAACAAATAGAAATAAAACTTTTCAACCGCCCATACTACAGCAAGGGCTTCACGCTGAGTTTGCGGGTAGATTCGTTCAGAAGTTGATAAACCTTTTGACGCGAAACTGACAATTCGTGCTACATCCATCGTATCTCTTTGGACTAGCACTGCCCCGAGTCCGACAGGAGAGGCATCAACGTAGAGTTCGGTACGATCGGAGGGATCAAAAAATCCCAGCCTCCGAACATTTATGGTTAACTCCCTTCGTAGATCTTCGAAAGCTTTCTCTTGGTCTTCTCCAAATGAGGTCACATCGCCTCGAATGAACTGACGCAGAGGTTCGGTTCTTGTTGACAGTCGCGGGATGAAATGACCAACGAAGTTAATCAGCCCTAGGAAACTGCGTACTTCCTCTACAGTTTCTGGATTCCGGAAGTTATTAATCGCAAGAATCTTCTCATCTGACGGGCTGATACCTTTTGCACTCACCTTGAAACCTAATATATCGAGTTCTTCAACACGATAAACGCATTTGTTCTCATTCAGTTTTGTTGAATGTTGGGCCAGTCTAATTTATGTTTGCGATGTTTGTCATCCCTCACCAGCCCTGTGAATATATGTTGTTGTTGTCTATTGTATGTATGTAAATAGTAAATAAACGACCACCGCGGAGAGCGAATCGCTTGTTTTTCTCGTCCACTTTACGCGTCCGAAATACCCCGCCGGGAGTTGTGTCGGTTCCGCTGTGTACCGTGGGAAGCCTcagtgataacttcccacaggTTATTGGCCCAGTGATAGTGGAGAAAACGGTGGATTTCGCTGAGAAAATAGACCCGGAGTGTGAAAGTTTGCCGCGGACGCTACCCTTTGTGCTTGTCGTTCGGCGGGAGCAAATTTGTTCCACTCGTTAGACTGTGCTGCAGTGGGTGGTTAAAGCAGCTGAGAACGTTGTACATGGTTAAAAGTGATTACCGGGAGGTGGTTAGTGTCCGGATTGCCAGCTGTGTTTCGTTCCATCGAAGCTGGATTCGGAAGCAATTAGTGCGGACTGAGAACCATTTTGTGCGACGAGTTGTAACTGTAGCCGGTGGTGATCGAAGACATTGTTGTGTACCGACTTCGTGTGTGTACGGGATTACAGTGTGCGCCATCAGAAAACGAACGATTTCGAAATGGCTGAAAAAGTTTCGATCGCGCGTTTGGGTAATAAGAATTACCAAACGTGGAAGATTAAAATAGAAATGCTTCTGATCAGTGTCGACTTGTGGCATACGGTTAACGAGAAGAAACCGGAGCCAGTGACTGTAGCATGGTCGAAAGAAGATCAGAAGGCGAGGGCAATGATTATTCTGAATGTGGAAGATAATCAGTTGCCGTTGGTGAGAGACGCCAAATCGGCGGTCGAAGTGTGGAAAAAGCTTAAAAAGTACCACGAAAAGGCTACAGTTACGTCGCGAGTGTCGCTTTTGAAGAAGCTCTGTAGCCTGAACTACGAAGAAGGTGCGGATATGGAGGAGCACTTGTTCAAAATCGAAGAGCTTTTCGATAGGCTGTCGTGTGCCGGGCAGAAAATTGAGTGTTCGCTACAGGTAGCGATGATTTACCGGAGTCTGCCGGAATCGTACGACGGACTGGTGACGGCATTGGAGAGCCGGCCAGATGCCGACCAGACGATTGAGTTCGTGAAGCAGCGGCTGTTGGACGAATACCACCGACGAATGGAGAAGCGAGGGGTTTCCGGTGAGTGCGATGACCGAGCGCTGAAAGTGCTGAACAGAGGTAGACAGCGAATGATAAAGCGGATATGCTACCAGTGCCGGAAACCGGGACACATCCGTGTGAATTGCCCAGTGCTGCAGAAGATGAACGAGCCGGAAGCGAAAACGGCAGCGAAGAGGGACCCCCGAATATGTTTCGGCGTGGGAGGAAAGCGGCAGCAGAAGAGCTGGTATGTGGATAGTGGCTGCTCGAGCCACATGACCAGCAACCTGGATTTTTTCAGCGAGATGGACGAAAGCGTAAAGCTGGATGTGACCTTGGCGAATGGGTCCACCGTACAATCCGCCGGAATAGGGAAAGGTCTGTTGAAGTGCATCGATGGTAACGGAAATGTAAATGAAGTGATCGTGAAAGATGTGCTGTATGTTCCGGAACTGGACAGTGGGCTAATTTCGGTCCGGAAGCTAGCACAAAACGGACTAAATGTGAACTTTGTGAAGTCCAGATGCGAAATTGTAAGCAAGAAGAAAGTGGAAGCTGTTGCCCAACTTTGTGGTGGATTGTATGCTGTAAGAGCCGCAGGAAGCTCCAGAAATTCAGGAAGCGAGCGTTCTGTTGAGGAGGAGCGCAGAGAAGAAGAAAACTTTTACGACTGTGTGGACGAAGATCAATACCGATGCTAAGTGCCGGATGAATCAAGAAGACAACGAAGCGGTAAAGAAGACGAAGCAGGAGGAGATGGTGTAGGAGAAGTTCTGAAACGACTGTGTGCCCAAATAAAACTCTGTATTGACTTTGTGTATGTAAAACTATGTGGACTTTGTGTTAACTGTAAGTGATGATAAACCTCGAGGAGGAGTGTTGAATGTTGGGCCAGTCTAATTTATGTTTGCGATGTTTGTCATCCCTCACCAGCCCTGTGAATATATGTTGTTGTTGTCTATTGTATGTATGTAAATAGTAAATAAACGACCACCGCGGAGAGCGAATCGCTTGTTTTTCTCGTCCACTTTACGCGTCCGAAATACCCCGCCGGGAGTTGTGTCGGTTCCGCTGTGTACCGTGGGAAGCCTcagtgataacttcccacaagtTTGGCATTGTTGCTATTCAATATCGAAAGAACTATTTGTAAGCGTTCGTCATGTTCTTCAACAGTCTTCCCAGCAACTACCACATCATCGATATACACGATAACTCCCTCGACACCACCTAGCATCTCGGTCATCACGCGTTGAAAAATTTCGGGAGCGCATGTTATACCAAACATAAGCCTGGAATACCATTATATGTAAATATCAAGTAAAACTAaagtaaaaatataaaagaaaaacCACACCTTTTAAATCGCATTAATCCTCTTGATGTCATGAAGGTGGTTACTCCTCTAGACTCCGGGTGAAGCTCAATATGGTGAAACGCTGACGTTATATCCAACCTCGAAATTATCTTTGATCCTCTCAATTTGTCCAGAAAGGTGTCAATCACCGGCAGTGGGTAATGTTCACGCTGGATAGCTTGGTTCGGATATTTCATATTTATGCAAAGTCTCACATCATCcttgcctttcggtacaaccacCATCGGGGAAATCCATTCCGGCGGCCCTTCTACTTTCTCTATCACATCGGTGCGCAACATTTCCAAAATTTTGTCGTCCACTTTTTTCTCCATTGACACCGGGACCCGCAAATAAGAAATAAGCCGTGGCGGCACATTTTTGTCAATGGACAGTTTAATTTGCACATGTGGAAACTTTGGAAAAGGCTTCTCTTTTGTTTCAATATGATCAACCGCAAGTCCAACCTTTAACacacgaagttcctccgaagttcttctACTTAATAACGATTTAGTTGCTCCTCCGATTACGAAAAATTCAGCATAAGTATGTGGTTTCGTCGGGTTTACTGAAATGTTGGCTTCGAAGACGGCCAACACACACAACGCATCGTTACTTGCATATGCCATAAAGTTTCGGTCACAGTGAGATTTCCTGTTGTAAATCTTCGCTCCGACATCAATGAGTTTATTCCAGATACGCTCTGTAACCGTATTGATAGATGAACCCGAATCAATCAAAAATTCGACGGGCAGCTTATCAATCATACAGGTAATAAATCCTTCCTCCAATTCTGTAATCTTGTTTACCTGTCGAACAATAAAATAATCATCGTCAAATTAattcaatatattttcttttcCGTGTCTTTTGACTTTATTGAACTGCCACACAAATCATAtgtaagaaaataaaaaaaactattctacCTTTGAAATATCTTCGGGTTTCGGGCGACGAGGCATTTCCTCAATCCAACCTTCAGCTTCCGAAACCACGTTAGCCTCCTTAGATGAGCGTCTCCAAGTTGTCTTGCGTCCCTCCACTCTCCGGCATTTCCGTGAAAAATGGCCGGTTACTCCGCACTGGTGGCATCGTGATCCAAGAGCAGGACAACGGGGATTGTTTCCAACATGATTCCAGGAACCGCACCGGTCACATTCAGTGCGAGAACGTTTTGCGGACGATCGATTTGTAAAGTTGGATCCATCTTGAAAACGATTGCGAACTGCTGACCGACGAGACCATTCTTGCTTTACTGTCGATACTGTTTCCTCCTGTCTGAACGGTTTAGATTTGTCCCTCTGCTGCAATAGAATTTCGCGATTGATTGCGTAACTCGTCAAGTCGTCCAGGTCCATGATGCTTTCCAGTCCTTTGTCGCGTACCCTTTCATCACGCGCACCCATCGTGACCTGTTGAAGAATCTCTTTTCCTCGCGTTCCCCAAAGTCGCATCGGGCAGCCTGTGTACGCAGTTTCAACACAAACTGATTGAACGATTCATTTCCCGCTTGCTTCAGGGAACGAAAAACTTCAAGCTCCACGCGATCGTTTCTTTTGCCGATGAAAAACTTATTGAGTCTCTTGATAGCGTTATCATATTCAGGGTTTTCTGGTGGCATCAGTGGTACTTTCACCGGTTCCGGAATTATCTCCTCTGGAACTGGTTTCAAATTGTAGTAGATACGCTGCAATCCTCTTCCACCGTAAGCTAGCATCGTTACCAATTTCTCATGTTGGGAATGAATGTTTTTCATTTCAACCATGAGCTCAAATGATCTATGCCACTCTTCCCATTCTCTTCTCATATCCTGCGCGTCTACTGTAGCATCGA
The nucleotide sequence above comes from Armigeres subalbatus isolate Guangzhou_Male chromosome 3, GZ_Asu_2, whole genome shotgun sequence. Encoded proteins:
- the LOC134222324 gene encoding uncharacterized protein LOC134222324, with protein sequence MRLWGTRGKEILQQVTMGARDERVRDKGLESIMDLDDLTSYAINREILLQQRDKSKPFRQEETVSTVKQEWSRRSAVRNRFQDGSNFTNRSSAKRSRTECDRCGSWNHVGNNPRCPALGSRCHQCGVTGHFSRKCRRVEGRKTTWRRSSKEANVVSEAEGWIEEMPRRPKPEDISKVNKITELEEGFITCMIDKLPVEFLIDSGSSINTVTERIWNKLIDVGAKIYNRKSHCDRNFMAYASNDALCVLAVFEANISQLNRY